The following are from one region of the Nocardioides marmotae genome:
- the metX gene encoding homoserine O-acetyltransferase MetX — protein MTGPLGYVETQRVVLFTEDDPLVLRGGGRLDHVEVAYETYGELSPARDNAVFVCHALTGDAHAAGLHLGAKKRGWWDNLIGPGKPVDTDRFFVVSANLLGGCSGTTGPLSTNPATGAAYGLDFPMLHMSDLVAVHRRLLASLGVARLHAAVGGSLGGMQVLQWVIDAPDEIDRAVVVAASSRLTPENIAFSSVAREAIMSDPDFHEGRYAEKGVQPRLGQKVARMMAHITYVSAASLETKFGRRRTGSGDDWTMGPDFEVEHYLQHQGETFLDRFDALSYLYLTRLLDYFDPFADPWTADRIRSTATRFQLTSFDSDWRFDTGQSARMARELAACGVAVDHVELPSPWGHDSFLLEPPGYHDRLRAFLVG, from the coding sequence GTGACCGGTCCGCTCGGCTACGTCGAGACCCAGCGGGTCGTCCTCTTCACCGAGGACGACCCGCTGGTCCTGCGTGGCGGCGGCCGGCTCGACCACGTCGAGGTGGCCTACGAGACGTACGGCGAGCTCTCGCCCGCCCGCGACAACGCGGTCTTCGTCTGCCACGCGCTCACCGGCGACGCCCACGCCGCGGGGCTGCACCTCGGCGCGAAGAAGCGCGGCTGGTGGGACAACCTGATCGGTCCGGGCAAGCCGGTCGACACCGACCGGTTCTTCGTGGTCTCGGCCAACCTGCTCGGCGGCTGCTCGGGCACCACCGGGCCGCTCTCGACGAACCCCGCCACGGGCGCGGCGTACGGCCTGGACTTCCCGATGCTGCACATGAGCGACCTGGTCGCCGTGCACCGGCGGCTGCTCGCCTCCCTCGGCGTCGCGCGGCTGCACGCGGCCGTCGGCGGCTCGCTCGGCGGGATGCAGGTGCTCCAGTGGGTCATCGACGCGCCCGACGAGATCGACCGAGCCGTCGTCGTGGCGGCCTCCTCGCGGCTGACCCCGGAGAACATCGCCTTCTCCTCCGTCGCCCGCGAGGCGATCATGAGCGACCCGGACTTCCACGAGGGGCGGTACGCCGAGAAGGGCGTCCAGCCGCGGCTGGGCCAGAAGGTCGCGCGGATGATGGCCCACATCACCTACGTCTCGGCCGCCTCCCTCGAGACGAAGTTCGGCCGCCGCCGCACCGGCAGCGGCGACGACTGGACGATGGGGCCCGACTTCGAGGTCGAGCACTACCTCCAGCACCAGGGCGAGACGTTCCTCGACCGCTTCGACGCGCTGTCCTACCTCTACCTGACCCGGCTGCTGGACTACTTCGACCCCTTCGCCGACCCCTGGACCGCCGACCGGATCCGCTCGACCGCCACCCGCTTCCAGCTCACCTCCTTCGACAGCGACTGGCGCTTCGACACCGGCCAGTCCGCGCGGATGGCCCGCGAGCTCGCCGCCTGCGGCGTCGCCGTCGACCACGTCGAGCTCCCCTCGCCCTGGGGGCACGACTCGTTCCTCCTCGAGCCGCCCGGCTACCACGACCGGTTGCGGGCGTTCCTCGTCGGTTGA
- a CDS encoding O-acetylhomoserine aminocarboxypropyltransferase/cysteine synthase family protein, which yields MPHSPETLAVHAGQEQADPATNARAVPIYQTTSYVFNDTEHAANLFSLAEPGNIYTRIMNPTQSVFEDRVNQLEGGVGALATASGSAATTYAVLNLCYAGDNIVALSTLYGGTYALFAHTLPQFGIEVRFVDPEKPEELAQHVDEKTKMVFGETIGNPKINVIDLPAWSEAAHAQGLPLVIDNTTPSPYLVRAIEQGADVIVHAATKYIGGHGTSIGGVIVDSGKFDWAAHSERFPGLTKPDPAYHGAVWTEAAGPAAYIIRARTVLLRNTGAAITPMNSWLFLQGLETLHLRMERHSENALAVAKYLESHDAVSWVSYPGLESSPYKEVADRTFTGKGYGGLVSFGLKAGRDGGRSFIESLELFSHLANIGDAKSLAIHNATTTHSQLTPEELVAAGVPEDMVRLSIGIEHVDDIIADLEQALTATK from the coding sequence GTGCCGCACAGCCCCGAGACCCTCGCCGTCCACGCCGGCCAGGAGCAGGCCGACCCCGCGACCAACGCGCGCGCCGTGCCGATCTACCAGACGACGTCCTACGTCTTCAACGACACCGAGCACGCCGCCAACCTGTTCTCGCTGGCCGAGCCCGGGAACATCTACACGCGGATCATGAACCCGACCCAGTCGGTCTTCGAGGACCGGGTCAACCAGCTCGAGGGCGGTGTCGGCGCGCTCGCCACGGCCAGCGGCTCGGCCGCGACCACGTACGCCGTGCTGAACCTCTGCTACGCCGGCGACAACATCGTCGCGCTCTCCACGCTCTACGGCGGCACCTACGCGCTGTTCGCCCACACGCTCCCGCAGTTCGGCATCGAGGTGCGCTTCGTCGACCCCGAGAAGCCCGAGGAGCTCGCCCAGCACGTCGACGAGAAGACCAAGATGGTCTTCGGCGAGACCATCGGCAACCCCAAGATCAACGTCATCGACCTCCCCGCCTGGTCCGAGGCCGCGCACGCCCAGGGCCTGCCGCTGGTCATCGACAACACCACGCCCTCGCCCTACCTGGTCCGCGCGATCGAGCAGGGCGCCGACGTCATCGTGCACGCCGCGACCAAGTACATCGGCGGCCACGGCACCTCCATCGGCGGCGTGATCGTCGACTCCGGCAAGTTCGACTGGGCCGCGCACTCCGAGCGGTTCCCCGGCCTGACCAAGCCCGACCCGGCCTACCACGGCGCGGTCTGGACCGAGGCGGCCGGCCCGGCGGCGTACATCATCCGGGCGCGCACGGTGCTGCTGCGCAACACCGGTGCGGCGATCACCCCGATGAACTCCTGGCTCTTCCTCCAGGGCCTGGAGACCCTCCACCTGCGCATGGAGCGGCACAGCGAGAACGCGCTGGCGGTCGCGAAGTACCTCGAGAGCCACGACGCCGTGTCGTGGGTCAGCTACCCCGGCCTGGAGTCCAGCCCCTACAAGGAGGTCGCGGACCGCACCTTCACCGGCAAGGGGTACGGCGGCCTGGTCAGCTTCGGCCTCAAGGCCGGGCGCGACGGCGGCCGGTCGTTCATCGAGTCGCTGGAGCTGTTCAGCCACCTGGCCAACATCGGCGACGCGAAGTCCCTGGCGATCCACAACGCCACCACGACCCACTCCCAGCTCACGCCCGAGGAGCTGGTCGCGGCCGGCGTGCCCGAGGACATGGTGCGGCTCTCGATCGGCATCGAGCACGTCGACGACATCATCGCCGACCTCGAGCAGGCGCTGACCGCCACCAAGTGA
- a CDS encoding DUF6989 domain-containing protein: MTTTLAPAPAGASRAGLAPLVAVHAGLFAGGAVALSLDAPAQGWGVLLVVVGYVVALAAVCRATGRADLLALTGFLALVSLFQLLPDWVLADLVGTLRFPDTGGPRVDDVIPLAMAAMWVAPLFLAVALAGGRPGRAALLAGLVFLGAEVLAPSLGLWEPAGETHRVLGVALYVLPAEVALGWATATAFAAVRGRPLPARVAAALAVATFYLGALVLCHFLIDVAGWRLVA; encoded by the coding sequence GTGACCACGACCCTCGCGCCCGCACCGGCCGGGGCCTCGCGCGCGGGCCTGGCCCCGCTCGTCGCCGTCCACGCCGGCCTCTTCGCGGGCGGGGCGGTCGCGCTCTCGCTGGACGCGCCGGCCCAGGGCTGGGGCGTGCTGCTGGTCGTGGTCGGGTACGTCGTCGCGCTGGCCGCGGTGTGCCGCGCGACCGGCCGCGCGGACCTGCTCGCGCTGACCGGGTTCCTGGCGCTGGTCTCGCTCTTCCAGCTGCTCCCCGACTGGGTCCTCGCCGACCTGGTCGGCACCCTGCGCTTCCCCGACACCGGCGGCCCGCGGGTCGACGACGTCATCCCGCTGGCGATGGCCGCGATGTGGGTCGCGCCGCTGTTCCTCGCCGTCGCGCTGGCGGGTGGCCGCCCCGGGCGGGCCGCGCTGCTGGCGGGGCTGGTCTTCCTCGGCGCCGAGGTGCTCGCCCCCTCCCTCGGGCTCTGGGAGCCGGCCGGGGAGACCCACCGCGTGCTCGGCGTCGCGCTCTACGTCCTGCCCGCCGAGGTCGCCCTCGGCTGGGCGACGGCCACCGCCTTCGCCGCGGTCCGCGGGCGCCCGCTCCCGGCCCGGGTCGCCGCGGCCCTGGCGGTCGCCACGTTCTACCTGGGCGCGCTGGTGCTGTGCCACTTCCTCATCGACGTCGCCGGCTGGCGGCTCGTGGCCTGA
- a CDS encoding SACE_7040 family transcriptional regulator: MSRRTQILATAAELFAARGFHGVSVADLGAACGISGPALYKHFPSKDAMLAEMLVSISEELLTVGRRRVEEAPDAAAALAALVDWHVSFALGQRALIVVQDRDWESLPATAREQVRSLQREYVDLWAEQLRSVHEGLALDRARAMAHATFGLLNSTPHSGLLPDEPMHALLAEMALAALGVRPH; this comes from the coding sequence GTGAGCCGGAGAACCCAGATCCTGGCGACCGCGGCCGAGCTGTTCGCGGCGCGGGGCTTCCACGGGGTGTCCGTGGCCGACCTGGGGGCGGCGTGCGGGATCAGCGGGCCGGCGCTCTACAAGCACTTCCCGTCCAAGGACGCGATGCTGGCCGAGATGCTGGTCTCGATCAGCGAGGAGCTGCTCACGGTCGGCCGGCGGCGGGTCGAGGAGGCGCCGGACGCGGCGGCCGCGCTCGCGGCGCTGGTGGACTGGCACGTCTCCTTCGCGCTGGGCCAGCGGGCGCTGATCGTGGTGCAGGACCGCGACTGGGAGTCGTTGCCGGCGACCGCGCGGGAGCAGGTCCGCTCCCTGCAGCGTGAGTACGTCGACCTGTGGGCCGAGCAGCTCCGGTCGGTGCACGAGGGGCTGGCGCTCGACCGCGCGCGGGCGATGGCGCACGCGACGTTCGGCCTGCTCAACTCCACCCCGCACAGCGGGCTCCTGCCCGACGAGCCGATGCACGCGCTGCTCGCCGAGATGGCGCTGGCCGCCCTCGGCGTGCGCCCGCACTGA